One window of Mediterraneibacter butyricigenes genomic DNA carries:
- a CDS encoding DUF6147 family protein: MRKRRLPVIMALALMCCLVMLTGKSVEASEGEKIDGSYLTEGDSSAGKAVLKMRGVYLMTGDCSISKAGRGRIYVYASTTANMTVDYVGVNVYVDQYNEETGKWERVTAWNAEDENTYYVSTSKTVTVDRGYYYRVHADHIAGPADGEKDLGNSLTDGIKID; the protein is encoded by the coding sequence ATGCGAAAGAGAAGGTTGCCGGTGATCATGGCGCTGGCATTGATGTGTTGTCTGGTCATGCTTACGGGAAAAAGCGTAGAAGCCAGCGAGGGAGAAAAGATCGATGGATCTTATCTGACAGAGGGAGATTCATCAGCAGGAAAAGCAGTACTGAAGATGCGGGGCGTATACCTGATGACCGGCGACTGCTCAATCAGCAAAGCAGGACGAGGAAGGATTTATGTGTATGCATCTACTACGGCGAACATGACTGTAGATTATGTGGGAGTTAATGTATATGTGGATCAGTATAATGAAGAGACTGGAAAGTGGGAAAGAGTCACTGCGTGGAATGCAGAGGATGAAAACACGTATTACGTAAGTACTTCCAAGACTGTGACGGTAGACCGCGGATATTACTACCGGGTTCATGCGGATCACATCGCAGGTCCGGCCGATGGAGAAAAGGATTTAGGAAATTCTTTGACCGACGGTATCAAGATCGATTAG
- a CDS encoding DUF4367 domain-containing protein, whose translation MKEIQKLSFEEELQREADAIEKELEADPDLKELELPEDFDRKMEERLRAIEKERSVQNTGADVEKQEEQQEEYESCLSEEDREALELGRKMLEQKKRPHRRIPRKAKVWFPLAASMILVLACGITSVGSKSYWKNLWKRMLGEQKNTVINVEDMDTIDGDDGFSAINYEIKEKLGVSPVLPLELPEGTSILKYEVNEEQQIAKIFYELNSKNILYAIYLNDSESSYSEKVSDHLTDEFDVKNEKQMIHVTEYQVRGTSDYRYVTYFEYQGVHYQLMGIMKRSDFEEILKNLYYF comes from the coding sequence ATGAAAGAAATTCAGAAATTGTCATTTGAAGAAGAATTGCAAAGAGAAGCAGATGCGATAGAAAAGGAACTGGAAGCAGATCCGGATCTTAAGGAACTGGAACTTCCGGAAGACTTCGACCGCAAAATGGAAGAGCGGCTCCGCGCGATAGAGAAAGAGCGGTCAGTGCAGAACACTGGTGCTGATGTCGAGAAACAAGAGGAACAACAGGAGGAATATGAGAGCTGTTTGTCAGAAGAAGACAGAGAAGCACTGGAACTGGGCAGAAAGATGCTGGAACAGAAGAAACGTCCGCACCGTCGGATTCCGAGAAAGGCAAAGGTATGGTTTCCATTGGCGGCATCTATGATTTTGGTTCTTGCATGTGGAATCACCAGTGTGGGAAGTAAGAGTTACTGGAAAAATCTATGGAAGAGAATGTTGGGCGAACAGAAGAATACCGTGATTAATGTGGAGGATATGGATACGATCGACGGGGATGATGGATTCTCTGCGATTAATTATGAAATAAAAGAAAAATTAGGAGTGTCTCCGGTATTACCGCTTGAACTGCCAGAAGGAACAAGTATTTTAAAATATGAAGTTAATGAAGAACAACAGATTGCAAAAATTTTTTATGAATTAAATAGTAAAAATATTTTATATGCAATATATTTGAATGATTCAGAATCTTCTTACAGCGAAAAGGTTTCAGATCACTTGACGGATGAATTTGATGTAAAAAACGAGAAACAGATGATTCATGTAACAGAATATCAAGTGAGAGGTACATCTGACTATCGCTACGTGACTTATTTTGAATATCAGGGAGTGCATTATCAACTGATGGGGATTATGAAACGGTCGGATTTTGAAGAAATTTTAAAAAATCTGTATTATTTTTAG
- a CDS encoding undecaprenyldiphospho-muramoylpentapeptide beta-N-acetylglucosaminyltransferase, translated as MKRIILTGGGTAGHVTPNIALLPRLKELGYDIQYIGSYNGIEKELIEPFGIPYHGISSGKLRRYFSMKNFSDPFRVLKGFSEANKLIRDLKPDVIFSKGGFVSVPVVLAGKKNKVPVVIHESDMTPGLANKLSLPSAAKVCCNFPETLEHLPADKAVLTGSPIRQELLSGNKIAALDLCGFSADKPVILVIGGSLGSVVVNNAVRLALPDLLEQFHVIHLCGKGKLDASLNNVEGYAQFEYIKSELRDIFALADVVISRAGANAICELLALRKPNLLIPLSANASRGDQILNARSFERQGFSVVIEEEELSKELLLESVRDLYANRDTYMSAMRKSTLQNSIETITNIIEEVRKK; from the coding sequence ATGAAACGTATTATTCTGACCGGTGGCGGAACCGCCGGACATGTCACACCGAACATCGCTCTTCTGCCTCGTCTGAAAGAGCTTGGCTATGACATTCAATACATTGGTTCTTATAACGGAATTGAAAAGGAACTGATCGAACCTTTCGGCATTCCTTATCACGGAATTTCTTCCGGTAAACTTCGCCGTTATTTCAGTATGAAAAATTTCAGTGATCCTTTCCGTGTCCTGAAGGGTTTCAGTGAAGCCAACAAACTGATCCGGGATCTGAAACCGGATGTTATCTTTTCAAAGGGTGGCTTTGTTTCTGTTCCGGTCGTTCTTGCCGGAAAGAAAAATAAAGTTCCTGTTGTCATCCATGAATCTGATATGACGCCCGGACTCGCCAACAAGTTGTCCCTTCCATCTGCCGCAAAGGTTTGCTGTAACTTCCCGGAAACGCTGGAACATCTTCCGGCTGACAAAGCTGTACTGACCGGTTCTCCGATCCGTCAGGAATTGCTCTCCGGTAACAAGATCGCCGCCCTTGATCTCTGTGGTTTCTCTGCAGACAAGCCTGTCATCCTCGTCATCGGCGGAAGTCTTGGTTCCGTGGTTGTCAACAACGCAGTACGTCTTGCTCTTCCGGATCTTCTGGAGCAGTTCCATGTGATTCACCTCTGCGGAAAAGGAAAACTGGATGCATCCCTTAACAACGTAGAAGGCTACGCACAGTTTGAATATATCAAATCTGAGCTGCGTGATATTTTTGCTCTTGCCGATGTTGTAATCTCCAGAGCCGGAGCCAATGCGATCTGCGAACTTCTTGCACTTCGTAAGCCAAACCTTCTGATCCCGCTTTCTGCAAATGCCAGCAGAGGAGATCAGATCCTGAATGCCCGTTCTTTCGAACGTCAGGGATTCAGTGTTGTGATCGAAGAGGAAGAATTAAGCAAAGAACTTCTTCTGGAAAGCGTCCGTGATCTTTATGCAAACCGCGATACCTATATGAGCGCTATGCGTAAATCAACTTTACAGAATTCCATCGAAACCATCACCAATATCATTGAAGAGGTTCGAAAAAAATAG
- a CDS encoding RNA polymerase sigma factor, with translation MTEHQSYHEIYNLYKKLVYTVAFNCCHDAATAESVTQDVFSALYIHYDKVDKEKVRAWLIVTAKNQALNYKKKQDRELLLIDDEKHESKELPATSFPSAEEEMLRREREKQAHDLHEKICMGLMETNPRWYQAVDLVYHLGMPQAEVAAELNMNLQSLHSMLHRVREWIRKEYGVEYQEMNQE, from the coding sequence GTGACAGAGCACCAGTCATATCACGAGATTTATAATCTTTATAAAAAGCTCGTGTATACAGTAGCATTTAATTGTTGCCATGACGCTGCTACAGCAGAGAGTGTGACTCAGGATGTTTTTTCAGCATTATATATTCATTATGACAAGGTGGATAAAGAGAAAGTCAGGGCATGGTTGATCGTTACAGCGAAAAATCAAGCGTTGAATTATAAGAAAAAACAAGACAGAGAACTGTTATTGATTGATGACGAAAAACATGAGTCAAAAGAGTTGCCTGCGACCTCTTTTCCAAGTGCGGAAGAGGAAATGCTGAGAAGAGAACGAGAGAAACAGGCGCATGATCTTCATGAGAAAATCTGCATGGGTCTGATGGAGACAAATCCGAGATGGTATCAGGCAGTTGATCTGGTTTATCATCTGGGAATGCCACAGGCGGAAGTTGCTGCAGAACTGAACATGAATCTTCAAAGCCTGCATAGTATGCTGCACAGAGTGAGGGAATGGATACGAAAAGAATATGGCGTGGAATATCAAGAAATGAACCAGGAGTAG
- a CDS encoding HIT family protein has product MKDADCIFCKLANGEIPTATLYEDEEFRVILDANPASRGHALILPKEHYRNLYDLDDKTASKVLVLAKKMVNKMRPVLGCSGYNLVQNNEEAAGQTVFHFHMHMIPRYENDQVGLGWKMKELTDQERDELLEQLKD; this is encoded by the coding sequence ATGAAAGACGCAGATTGTATTTTCTGTAAACTGGCCAATGGAGAAATTCCAACGGCTACATTGTATGAGGATGAGGAGTTTCGCGTGATCTTAGATGCCAATCCGGCTTCCAGAGGACATGCATTGATCCTGCCGAAGGAGCATTATCGCAACCTGTATGATCTGGATGATAAAACTGCATCTAAGGTATTGGTTCTTGCAAAAAAGATGGTGAATAAAATGAGACCGGTACTGGGATGTAGCGGATATAATCTGGTACAGAATAATGAAGAGGCAGCAGGACAGACTGTTTTCCATTTTCATATGCATATGATTCCGAGATATGAAAATGATCAGGTGGGTCTGGGATGGAAAATGAAGGAACTGACAGATCAGGAAAGAGATGAACTGCTGGAGCAGTTAAAAGACTGA
- a CDS encoding sensor histidine kinase, whose protein sequence is MLSHIDICRMNRLMEHNPEAKNIIEQLLQNHQTIVSLISHEIRNPLTLISSSLQLMEQTHPEVRDFSNWDQTMQDLNFLCQLLSELSAYNNGSTLRYQVFSLQKLLRSVAVSFAISLENASVSFRSSIDPAIKDYAGDQIKLREVLLNLLKNARESQADEIVLSASSGCDTSGIQISIRDNGCGIEQDQLDQIFQAFHTTKQEGTGLGLSLSKRIIEAHHGTLTVTSAPGKGSTFTVFLPL, encoded by the coding sequence ATGTTAAGTCACATCGATATCTGCCGCATGAACCGGCTCATGGAACACAATCCCGAAGCAAAAAATATCATTGAACAGCTGTTGCAAAATCATCAGACCATCGTCTCTTTAATCTCCCATGAAATCCGCAATCCCCTGACGCTGATCAGTTCTTCCTTGCAGTTGATGGAGCAGACTCATCCAGAGGTCCGTGATTTCTCCAACTGGGATCAGACAATGCAGGATCTGAATTTTCTCTGTCAGTTGCTTTCTGAACTTTCTGCCTATAATAATGGCAGCACGCTCCGTTATCAGGTTTTTTCCCTTCAGAAACTGCTGCGCTCTGTGGCAGTGTCCTTTGCAATTTCTTTAGAGAACGCTTCTGTCAGCTTTCGCTCCAGTATCGATCCTGCTATCAAAGACTATGCAGGAGATCAGATCAAGCTTCGCGAAGTGCTTCTGAATCTGTTGAAAAACGCCCGGGAATCTCAGGCTGATGAGATTGTGCTATCAGCCTCCTCCGGCTGCGACACTTCCGGCATCCAGATCTCCATCCGGGATAACGGATGCGGAATTGAACAAGATCAACTGGATCAGATTTTTCAGGCATTCCATACCACCAAGCAGGAAGGTACCGGACTCGGTCTTTCTCTCTCCAAACGGATCATCGAAGCACACCATGGCACGCTTACTGTTACTTCTGCTCCCGGAAAAGGAAGTACCTTTACCGTTTTTCTTCCCTTATAA
- a CDS encoding rhomboid family intramembrane serine protease, with the protein MRIDKIQKENRITIGLLAVNILTFIVLSFLGDTQSSQFMYDHGAVFAPAVIENGEYYRLFTSMFLHFDFSHLMNNMIMLGALGTTVEPELGSIKTLILYLLSGLGGNLLSLGADWTSGALVVSAGASGAIFGLMGALVWLVIRNRGGYGRIYGRRVYLMVGLSLYYGFTSTGVDNYAHVGGLICGFLLAICLYRKRGKEKIIREEKR; encoded by the coding sequence ATGAGAATAGACAAAATACAGAAAGAAAATCGGATTACAATTGGATTATTGGCGGTCAATATACTGACCTTTATAGTGTTGTCGTTTCTTGGAGATACACAGAGCAGTCAGTTCATGTATGATCACGGCGCGGTTTTTGCACCTGCGGTGATTGAAAATGGAGAGTATTACAGGTTGTTTACCAGTATGTTCTTACATTTTGATTTTTCCCATTTGATGAACAATATGATCATGCTGGGTGCGCTTGGAACTACCGTGGAACCGGAACTGGGAAGTATAAAAACGCTTATCCTCTATTTGCTCAGCGGTCTGGGAGGCAATCTGCTGTCCCTTGGAGCGGATTGGACAAGTGGGGCTCTGGTGGTGTCAGCAGGTGCATCCGGAGCAATCTTTGGTCTGATGGGAGCCCTGGTGTGGCTGGTGATAAGAAATCGCGGAGGATACGGGCGGATTTACGGCAGGAGAGTCTATCTGATGGTCGGACTCAGCCTGTATTACGGATTTACCAGTACCGGCGTAGATAACTATGCCCATGTTGGCGGGCTGATCTGCGGATTCCTGCTTGCAATCTGTCTCTATCGCAAAAGAGGAAAAGAAAAAATTATAAGGGAAGAAAAACGGTAA
- a CDS encoding DUF6382 domain-containing protein → MKVKKGARLIVEYEEEYEEDFQIAMLRKNEIPHLLKLEVDGIGRKTRFSYQAEGMTSMAVRFEKRSIKEADLREFLMQYEEAKEAVRDHMLMTEFLWLDPTYIYYRDGIYWFAYLPVLKTGEREQFHKFTNFLVRKIDYRDVECIQLAHQLNRESMEETFSLSDCLEHYDRLETRENWVVREETPVFGSVKESVKDMSSREHAKKYAGEFHDGSDTKQQEWYERETYGEKPDGKEANTESNMEEEMMREGRFLDPFHKTWSRIRKRRWGRWQDLILESDGQEDESSL, encoded by the coding sequence GTGAAGGTAAAAAAAGGAGCACGTCTGATTGTGGAGTATGAGGAAGAATATGAAGAGGATTTTCAGATTGCAATGCTTCGGAAAAACGAGATTCCGCATTTGTTGAAACTGGAAGTGGATGGGATCGGGAGAAAAACCCGCTTTTCCTATCAGGCGGAAGGGATGACCTCGATGGCAGTAAGGTTTGAAAAACGATCGATAAAAGAAGCAGATCTGAGAGAGTTCTTGATGCAGTATGAGGAGGCAAAAGAGGCAGTCAGAGATCATATGCTGATGACGGAATTTCTGTGGCTGGATCCGACGTATATTTATTATAGAGACGGAATCTATTGGTTTGCGTATCTTCCTGTTTTGAAAACTGGAGAGAGGGAGCAGTTTCATAAGTTTACAAATTTTCTGGTGCGAAAAATTGATTACCGGGATGTGGAGTGTATTCAACTGGCTCATCAGCTGAATCGTGAAAGTATGGAAGAAACGTTCTCGCTATCTGATTGTCTGGAACATTATGATCGATTGGAAACACGGGAAAACTGGGTGGTCAGAGAAGAGACACCGGTATTTGGCTCGGTGAAGGAGTCGGTAAAAGATATGAGCAGCAGAGAGCACGCAAAAAAATATGCTGGCGAATTCCATGACGGCAGTGATACTAAGCAACAGGAATGGTATGAAAGGGAAACATATGGGGAAAAACCAGATGGAAAGGAAGCAAATACGGAGTCGAATATGGAGGAAGAAATGATGCGGGAAGGACGTTTTCTGGATCCTTTCCATAAAACCTGGAGTCGAATCAGAAAAAGGCGTTGGGGAAGATGGCAGGATTTGATTCTGGAAAGTGATGGACAGGAGGATGAGAGTAGCCTATAA
- a CDS encoding TadE family protein, translated as MLKGNATLKSAALKGTTLKGSATIEMAYIMPLFLWMFLMIMTAAFYFHDKVILYAAAYETAVTGAELERREESDEVILAEHFQERIKGKLIFFSGASAEIEESLEKVTVRISAQKGKWRIQGEERAAVMRPEILLRHKSKEETR; from the coding sequence ATGTTAAAGGGGAACGCAACCTTAAAAAGTGCAGCATTAAAAGGTACAACCTTAAAAGGAAGTGCGACGATAGAAATGGCGTATATTATGCCTTTGTTCCTGTGGATGTTTCTGATGATTATGACGGCTGCTTTTTATTTCCACGACAAAGTGATTTTGTATGCGGCGGCCTATGAAACGGCAGTGACCGGGGCAGAACTGGAACGAAGAGAAGAATCGGATGAAGTGATTCTGGCAGAGCATTTTCAGGAACGAATAAAGGGGAAGCTGATCTTTTTTTCAGGAGCATCTGCAGAAATTGAAGAAAGTTTAGAAAAGGTTACGGTACGGATCAGCGCGCAAAAAGGAAAGTGGAGGATACAAGGAGAAGAAAGAGCGGCCGTTATGCGACCGGAAATTCTACTGAGACACAAAAGTAAGGAGGAGACCAGGTGA
- a CDS encoding prepilin peptidase, with amino-acid sequence MYTLTKQIAAVLLILGSIRDIRKRSLPVWTLYAVEIFVMIWGVWKQEVVWWEIAGGILIGAVFLGISKWTGEALGYADSGLILILGSYLGMWQLMILLLIAFSVAAFYAAMGMVIGNFHRKFSVPFIPFLTLGYLWVVFLC; translated from the coding sequence GTGTACACATTAACAAAACAAATTGCGGCGGTTTTACTGATACTGGGATCCATACGGGATATCAGAAAGCGCAGCCTTCCGGTGTGGACGCTGTATGCAGTGGAAATCTTTGTGATGATCTGGGGAGTATGGAAACAGGAAGTGGTCTGGTGGGAAATAGCAGGAGGAATATTGATTGGAGCAGTCTTTTTGGGAATCAGTAAGTGGACCGGAGAAGCACTGGGGTATGCGGACAGTGGACTGATTTTGATTCTGGGAAGTTATCTGGGAATGTGGCAACTGATGATATTGTTATTGATTGCATTTTCCGTGGCGGCATTTTATGCAGCAATGGGAATGGTCATCGGAAATTTTCATCGAAAGTTTTCGGTTCCGTTTATTCCTTTTCTTACATTGGGCTATCTGTGGGTGGTGTTTCTATGTTAA
- a CDS encoding TadE/TadG family type IV pilus assembly protein, which yields MQFAFAGRQIKNRRKMVRYASEKRGSITVEAALAVPIFLFAAVCLLWLFEIRGIQTTVRMAAHAAAKQTAEESLLLPELQSVMFRSHLIRAAGEGRLDRTLIEGGSRGIKCGKTRFNQIGQLQVCVEYRVKLPLTFLGISPMKMKEEFLLKSWTGYEIFGEQSAADGEIVYITDWASVYHEAYDCTHLQLTVQAVPRKELGSYRNESGGKYHACEKCGKYPGMGNCYITDQGDKYHNSVSCSGLKRTIYAVTKEEVKGKRGCSKCTH from the coding sequence GTGCAATTCGCATTTGCCGGTCGGCAAATAAAAAACAGAAGAAAGATGGTCCGTTATGCCTCGGAAAAAAGAGGAAGTATAACTGTAGAAGCGGCACTGGCTGTTCCGATCTTTTTGTTTGCGGCAGTCTGTCTTCTCTGGTTGTTTGAGATTCGGGGGATTCAGACGACGGTCAGGATGGCGGCACATGCAGCAGCAAAACAGACAGCAGAAGAATCACTTTTGTTGCCGGAATTACAGAGTGTGATGTTTCGAAGTCATCTGATACGGGCAGCAGGAGAAGGAAGACTGGACAGGACACTGATAGAAGGCGGCAGCAGAGGAATCAAGTGCGGGAAGACCAGATTTAACCAGATCGGGCAGCTTCAGGTCTGTGTGGAGTATCGGGTGAAATTACCGCTGACATTTTTGGGAATTTCTCCGATGAAAATGAAAGAAGAGTTTCTACTGAAAAGCTGGACCGGGTATGAGATTTTTGGAGAACAAAGTGCAGCAGATGGAGAGATTGTATATATTACAGATTGGGCGTCTGTTTATCATGAGGCCTATGACTGCACGCATCTTCAGCTTACGGTTCAGGCGGTTCCAAGAAAGGAACTTGGAAGTTATCGGAATGAAAGCGGAGGAAAGTATCACGCCTGTGAAAAGTGTGGAAAATATCCCGGTATGGGGAACTGTTACATCACAGATCAGGGGGATAAATATCATAATTCGGTGAGTTGCAGTGGATTAAAACGAACGATTTATGCAGTGACCAAAGAAGAAGTAAAGGGAAAGAGAGGGTGTAGCAAGTGTACACATTAA
- a CDS encoding DUF5702 domain-containing protein: MTAFLTIVFVLLAGFLCSLVEAASIQSEKHLSRDRVDMAVYSVFGEYEKELWKRYHVFGIDIGYESGAGSEQTIENRIRYYGALDFAFDFEALQLLTDHQGEAFYRQAVQDTSSRYGIDIVKEFIGDSSGWKDQMEQGEEDLGKKNTLEDQFRETGTSEAPEFPVETEDTWNSQMLENLLPEEFPLSKQAVTLDGMSSKRELYTGYGEVQTKKTDGVTDRLLFDEYLLKNFSSALSDLSETGLSYEVEYVLGGKESDRKNLQAVAEKLILFRFAADYTYLLSDEEKRAEAEGVALTACTLLLMPEAAEVVQQLLLLLWAYREAQQDVRILLTGGKVSLVKQRDNWRVPLHGILKEKEGATVKTVQESEGLTYQDYLRILLFLIPKATVTMRALDILECGVRQKGGKQQFRVDLCMTGVRIRSRYTLSHGISYEFPVEFSYQ, translated from the coding sequence GTGACGGCTTTTCTGACGATTGTATTTGTTTTGCTCGCAGGATTTCTGTGTTCTCTCGTGGAGGCAGCCTCTATACAGTCAGAAAAGCATCTGAGCCGGGACAGAGTGGATATGGCGGTGTATTCGGTGTTTGGAGAATATGAAAAAGAACTATGGAAACGATATCATGTCTTTGGAATTGATATTGGCTATGAGTCGGGAGCGGGATCTGAACAGACGATAGAGAATCGTATTCGCTATTATGGAGCATTGGACTTTGCATTTGATTTTGAGGCATTGCAGTTACTGACCGATCATCAGGGAGAAGCGTTCTATCGTCAGGCAGTGCAGGATACAAGTTCCAGATATGGGATTGATATTGTGAAAGAGTTTATCGGAGACAGTTCGGGTTGGAAAGACCAGATGGAACAGGGAGAAGAGGATCTGGGAAAGAAAAATACGCTGGAAGACCAGTTCCGGGAAACCGGTACCTCAGAAGCACCGGAGTTCCCGGTTGAGACGGAAGATACCTGGAACTCCCAGATGTTGGAAAATCTGTTACCGGAAGAATTTCCACTTTCAAAACAGGCGGTGACTCTGGATGGAATGTCATCAAAAAGAGAACTGTATACAGGATATGGGGAAGTGCAGACAAAGAAAACCGATGGGGTTACAGATCGCCTGTTGTTTGATGAATATCTGCTGAAAAATTTCTCGAGCGCATTGTCGGATCTGTCTGAGACAGGGCTTTCCTACGAAGTGGAATATGTGCTTGGAGGAAAGGAAAGTGACAGAAAGAATCTGCAAGCGGTGGCGGAAAAACTGATCCTGTTCCGGTTTGCGGCAGATTATACATATCTGCTGTCGGATGAAGAAAAAAGGGCGGAAGCAGAAGGCGTTGCACTGACGGCATGTACCTTATTGCTGATGCCGGAGGCGGCGGAAGTGGTACAACAGCTTCTGTTACTTTTGTGGGCGTACAGGGAAGCCCAACAGGATGTCAGGATCCTTCTGACAGGCGGAAAAGTTTCTCTGGTAAAACAAAGGGACAACTGGCGGGTTCCGCTGCATGGGATTCTGAAAGAAAAGGAAGGGGCAACCGTGAAAACGGTGCAGGAATCAGAAGGACTGACCTATCAGGATTATCTCCGAATCTTATTATTTCTGATACCAAAAGCGACCGTGACGATGAGAGCACTGGACATTTTAGAGTGCGGAGTAAGACAAAAGGGAGGAAAACAGCAGTTCCGCGTGGATCTATGCATGACGGGAGTAAGAATTCGGAGCCGATATACCTTAAGTCATGGAATCTCCTATGAGTTTCCGGTGGAATTTTCCTATCAATAG
- a CDS encoding DUF6262 family protein, protein MKYDKMVECSLERSKQKVETAKREIQEMLESKEKITVAALIQKTGFSKGFFYRNEEMRRVVNEAMHQQSVTYNPKQIIIDMAMERTLVNAKTTIQELKLKIKKLEKENAELREELARVRKISKV, encoded by the coding sequence ATGAAATACGATAAAATGGTCGAATGTAGTTTGGAACGTAGCAAACAGAAGGTAGAAACCGCAAAACGGGAAATTCAAGAAATGTTGGAATCAAAAGAAAAAATAACAGTTGCTGCATTGATTCAAAAAACAGGCTTTTCTAAAGGATTTTTTTATCGAAATGAAGAAATGCGCAGGGTGGTAAATGAAGCTATGCATCAACAGAGCGTAACGTATAATCCGAAACAGATTATTATTGATATGGCTATGGAAAGAACTTTAGTTAATGCAAAAACGACTATACAGGAATTGAAACTAAAAATAAAAAAATTGGAAAAAGAAAATGCAGAGTTGCGAGAAGAATTGGCAAGGGTAAGAAAAATATCTAAAGTATAA
- a CDS encoding DUF6262 family protein, whose translation MKYDKMVAITQAESQRKMNIAKNTISDMLKNMERITVAELVKRTGLSRGFFYKNELIRREMDDAIHRQEAIFKNRHPVAMDRKLENSVIELKIELLKAKAENEKLAEQNQELKRKNELLQQELEKLNKRVSRKEISVLKKL comes from the coding sequence ATGAAATATGATAAGATGGTAGCGATTACGCAGGCTGAGAGTCAGAGGAAGATGAATATTGCAAAAAATACAATATCTGATATGCTTAAAAATATGGAAAGAATTACCGTAGCAGAGCTGGTAAAAAGAACTGGGCTTTCTAGAGGATTTTTTTATAAAAATGAGCTTATCAGAAGAGAAATGGATGACGCAATACATAGACAGGAAGCAATTTTTAAGAATAGACATCCGGTTGCAATGGACAGAAAACTTGAAAATTCAGTAATTGAGTTGAAAATTGAATTGTTAAAAGCCAAAGCAGAGAACGAGAAATTAGCAGAACAAAATCAGGAATTGAAAAGAAAAAATGAACTGTTGCAGCAAGAACTAGAGAAATTGAATAAACGGGTCAGTAGGAAAGAAATTTCTGTTCTAAAAAAATTGTGA